The Oryzias latipes chromosome 16, ASM223467v1 genomic sequence tgaatgtagtcagtgggtatgcgccacaggttggctgtgagttagaagtgaaggagagattctggagtgagttggatgaggtcatagagagttttcccagagaagagagagttgttattggagcagactttaatgggcatgttggtgagggcaacagaggtgatgaggaggtgatgggcaggtttggtgtgaaggaaaggaatctggagggacagatggtggtggactttgcgaagaggatggaaatggctgtagtcaacacttacttccagaagagagaggaacatagagtgacatacagaagtggaggtaggagtactcaggtggactacatcctatgtagacgaggtcatttgagagaggttaatgactgcaaagtggtggtaggagagagtgtagccagacagcaccgcatggtggtgtgtaagatgactctggaggtcaggaagaagaagagagggaaaacagaaaagaagaccaagtggtggaagctacagaatgaagaaacttgtgaggaatttaggcagaagttgaggcaggtcctgggtggtcaggatgagcttccagaggactgggaaactacagcagatattatcagggaaacaggtaggaaggtgctaggtgtgtcatctggaaagaggaaagacggtaaagagacttggtggtggaatgaggaagtacaggaatgcgtccagaggaagaggttggctaaaaggaagtgggatgtagaaaggactgaggaaggtagacaggagtacaaggaagcgcagcgtaaagtgaagagagaggtggcaaaggccaaacagaaagcttacgatgagctatatgacaggttagacacaaaggaaggagagaaggacttgtacaggctagccagacagagagacagagatgggaaggacgtgcaacagataagggtgattaaggacagagatggaaaggtgctaacaacccaagagagtgtacagaaaagatggaaggagtattttgaggagctgatgaacgaggaaaatgacagggaaagaagggaggaagatgtggttgttgtggagcaggaagtagcagagattggaaaggatgaggttaggaaggctctgaaaaggatgaagagcggaaaggccgttggtcctgatgacgtacctgtggaggtatggaagtgcctaggagagacagcagtggaatttctaacaaggttgttcaataggattttagagagtgagaagatgcctgaggaatggaggagaagcgttctggtcccaatctttaagaacaagggtgacacgcagaactgcagcaactatagaggaataaagttgatgagccacacaatgaagctgtgggaaagagtagtggaagccaggcttaggaagaaggtggagatttgtgagcagcagtatggtttcatgccccgtaagagcaccactgatgccatttttgctttgagaatgttgatggaaaagtacagagaaggtcagaaggagctgcattgtgtgttcgtagatttagagaaggcgtatgacagggtgccgagggaggagctgtggtactgtatgaggtcgtctggagtggcagaaaagtatgtcagagtagttcaggacatgtatgagagaagtatgacggtggtgagatgtgctgtaggtcagacagaggagttcaaggtggaggtgggactacaccaaggatcagctttgagtccttttttgtttgctatgctgatggacaggctgacagacgaggtaagacaggaatctccctggacaatgatgtttgcggatgacattgtaatttgcagtgagagtagagagcaggtggaggaacagctagagaggtggaggtttgctctggaaagaagaggtatgaaggtcagtcgtagtaagacagaatacatgtgtctgaacgagagggatcaaggtagaagcgttaggttacagggggctgaggtgaagaaggtgcaggagtttaagtacttggggtcaacagttcagtgtgatggggattgtggaaaagaggtgaagaggcgagtgcaggcaggttggagcggttggaggaaagtgtcaggagtgttgtgtgacagaagagtgccagcaagactcaaaggaaaggtgtacaagacagtggtgagaccagctctgctctatgggttagagacggtagcagtgagacagagacaagaggctgagatggaggtagcggagatgaagatgttgaggttctccttaggagtgaccaggttagacaggataaggaacgagtacatcagagggacggctcatgttgcctgtgtcagcgacaaagtcagagaagccagactgagatggtttggacatgttcagaggagggatagtggatatattggtagaaggatgttggagatggagttgcctggcaggagggcaagaggacggccaaagaggagatacatggatgtcttaacagaggacatgaagttggctaatgttagggtagaagatgtccatgatagagtgaggtggaaaaggatgattcgctgtggcgacccctgatgggaaaagccgaaagagaaagaagaagagacTATTTGACTACAGTATAAGTAGGAAAGCAGCATATAAGCAGATGGTAATGAGAAGTTaaacaaaatgtcatttcaGGGGAAAAGTTCActtcttcatgtttttcttgattGTTCAGAAAAATTTTAATGAATTAAACCAAAGAACTCTGGACctgatgttgtgttttgtcttttttttcttaattgtttaaaaaacaatatcCCTTGGTGGTGTaaaggttggaagtctgttatAGTGCAGTGaaagatcaaaatacaactaactataaagtttttttttgttttttttgttaccacaatgtcacaaatttaaatgaaaatacctcaaaatgaggcttttcatAAATGAATAGgttagattaaaaatgaattaacaaaTTAATTACAGGTCATAAGATATATGAAAGctcaaatttttaatttaaacaacatATACATATCCCCATTTTTATCCTCACCAGCAGTCCTGATACTTTTCTGTGTTAACCTCCTGTTGCCGTTCTTTTTTCTCCATCCTGGTGTACGCTTTGGTGGGTTCATTCTACGCTTCTTCATGCTGGGAATGACAGAAACTGTACTTTCTGCCTCGGTGATGGCTGCTTCTCCAAGTGAGGTAGTGTCAACTCCCTGCTCCTTTATGTTTTCTAGTTGCCTCAGAAAATGCCGACTCTTGGCCATAGTGAATACTTTCTCCTCGTGTGACTCAGCCCAAACAGGTCCTGGTGCCACCTCAGAGAGGGTTTGCTCCTCCTGCATGTTAATCGGCCTCACGGAACTTCTTTTGATGGTCATGGGCTCAGTTTTTTCAGAGCCATCACTAAATGTGTGGGTCAAATTGGCAGAAATGCCCGCCTGCCTGTCAAATtgaaaggaacatttttaagaGTTAACAAGAATCAAATAGTTTCTCAAAGATTAAAGTAATGTTTCAAAAGAGTGAtacatttcctttaaaacatttttgagaatAACTAGTGAATGAACATACCCGCTCTCTTGAATGGCAAAGGATCCTTAAAGATCAAAAGGAAACATGGGTTAATTTCCACAACAGTTTTCATGCACAAGAAAATTGCTATGATCAAGTTTTAGAAAGACAATCCCTTAAAAAAACTCCTAGTTATCTGCATAACtacttaaaaggaaaaagttacTTTTGTGCAAATAACCCATTTCAAAATGCAGATAGTTGGATGCCACTGTCAGTGACACGTGATCTGCAGTAAAACACTCCATAACTACTTTTAGAACACAACGGTattagaagaaaacaaaaactgactGTGCTTTAAATAATATAGCATAATATAGCAAAGTCAGTATTCATATGTTGAATACTGAATTCAATGAAGAGGAGAGCTTCATATACAGGAAGTAAGAACCACATACCTCAGTGGAAGGAGAAAATAACTTTTCATGTTCATTCAAAGCTTAAACCACAGAGTTTAAATAAGCAAACTTACCTCGTGGCTGAGAATTACAAAATTCTTCGGATGTGAGAGCCATTCTGGTTTCCAGAGGACACAAGCAAAGTTAGTGTAATCTGTACAGTCTTAACAGTGCTCTGAGCAAAATTCAGGAAATGGATTttcctttcctgttttttttttggtttttttgtttttttaccataaTTGACTTTCAACAACACACTTCCATCTAGTGgtcaaacaatgttttttttttaatgtccaggattttttaaaagatcacaaaatatacataaaatGCATATTAAGGCTGGATTTGTTTCTGCAATGATTTGTAAAGTTCTTATATAATAACACTGAACACACTTTTATCTCTCTCTTTAGCATTTTGACGAGGATCAACCAGGCTACCTGTGAACCACAAGTAGATTTAAGTCCTTATGCTACCATGCAGAGACTTTTTTACTGTTGGTTTTTACTTTTCCTCTGCATGTGTTTCTTGAGTTGAGTGAGCTGAGGAAGACATCCGGTGGAGGCCTGACAAGCCAACAACCGGTACCCAGAGCCTGTAACCTGGTTGCATAAAAAGCTCCTGAAGATCTCTGAGAAGGGGGGTCTCTTTTTTCCCCTATACCTCTTCTTATAAATGCGTGTGTGCAGGTTTTGGCCCCCTTTGAGAAGTTCGGGgagtcttttgttttattttaaagtatagATAGGCTgtgttttgttacatttatttcatCCTTTGGCCCAACCTTGGTCCCCACTCTTCTCCTCACGTTCTGTCAAATAAAATCCCCCATTGTGTGTCTTATGTTATGGTCCCATCTAGAGCTGGGCAATagggccaaaaaataaaatctcagttTGTTTCCTTCCAAATTTGATTTtcgattaattaaaaaaaattctcactGCTTTTACTTTCATTAACAAAATTTCCCAGtgatgaaatatatttaataaaaactatttaattttaattctcCTTTAGAAATTGGCTCtttattagttacatgtttatttgaacattattgTTATTGAAGCcgtgcctctccctgctatcagctctgcagttctcggacgataaatacgagctcattaaggaagctgttaTTTACGGGGCACGCGTTTCGGAGCCAGCAgcacctttgaaatgccatgaataatgaacaaactaaaataaaattgaatttttataaaatactcattattttccaaagtcaacagaaggatgaatgagccacatgtggctccggagccatgggttgccgacccctgccctaaacCTACTATGacagattaaagattaaaaaaaatctactggctaaattattttattattttgcaaagaaattaaaaacatcagataactatttattttttcaatggaACAACTTTATTGATTTCTGATCAATCTTTGCTCTCTGCTTTTGGCGTTTTTAATGCTATCTACGAAATCATAAGgaagttgtttctgttttcttgctgAAAAATGCCCCCATAAGAAGCtaggaaaataaaatctcaattttcccaaaaataaatcgtctaaatcaggggtggcgaacaagtttgacaccaagagccgaagTTTTTagctgtgagagtcaaagagacAAACCACACattgacctgccaagacgtacacacacaaacatgcaattaaagctgtattattttccataacacactcctctccctacaatacaacagcaagtattgtacttgtgatGATTTCAAGGAAAGtatccaccctcaatacacacatcaaatgcagcttagccagagttaacacagcgactaccctggaggtcagataccccctccaaacacacacaggcacc encodes the following:
- the LOC105356013 gene encoding uncharacterized protein LOC105356013, with translation MALTSEEFCNSQPRGSFAIQESGQAGISANLTHTFSDGSEKTEPMTIKRSSVRPINMQEEQTLSEVAPGPVWAESHEEKVFTMAKSRHFLRQLENIKEQGVDTTSLGEAAITEAESTVSVIPSMKKRRMNPPKRTPGWRKKNGNRRLTQKSIRTAVCLGILMTVGLVPVCASSSDLNGVNCFTCNNTNCETLHTIYGSDDKLLYDKLQIDARKGCFRVQLNGCLPCLDQFPVTIYCSSNITYIEAEGDTGSLKDFVSSGCEQKPASSHAGLSHHAHFGLIAAGALFLIMVGILFLLAGLNQCG